The DNA region TGATGAAAAGAGAGGGTATTTGACAAGCTGCCCCACAAATGTCGGCACCGGTCTCAGGGCCTCTGTCATGATGCATTTGCCCGCGATGGTGATGACGGGGCAGATCAATCGGATCATTCCGGCAATCAATCAGCTCGGCCTTGTTGTAAGAGGAATTTATGGAGAAGGAAGTGAAGCACAGGGCAATCTCTTTCAAATCTCCAACCAGATCACCCTTGGCAAGTCGGAGGAAGACATCGTTGACGATTTGCAAAGTGTTGTGCTCCAGCTGATTCAGCAGGAAAGGGCATCACGAAGGCATTTGCTGCAGGCTTCCCGCATACAGCTTGAAGACCGGGTTTACCGGTCATTCGGCACCCTTGCCCACAGCCGGATCATCGAGACGAAAGAGGCGGCAAGCTGCTTATCCGATGTAAGGCTCGGAATCGACATGGGATTGATTAAGGATGTACCGAGAAATATTTTGAATGAGTTGATGGTGTTGACCCAGCCGGGCTTTTTGCAGCAATATGCCGGTGAACGTCTCTCCCCGGGAGAACGGGATGTACGACGGGCCGCATTGATACGCGAACGGCTGAGAATGGAAGACGATAAAGCAGATTCTATAGGAGGTTGATCTGAAAATGATGTTTGGACGATTTACAGAACGGGCTCAAAAAGTACTCGCATTGGCACAGGAAGAAGCAATCCGTCTCGGTCATAACAATATCGGAACAGAACACATCCTTCTTGGACTTGTACGAGAAGGCGAAGGGATTGCAGCGAAAGCCCTGCTTGCTCTCGGACTCGGATCGGAAAAAATCCAAAAGGAAGTTGAAGCATTGATAGGCCGCGGCCAGGACGTCTCCCAGACGATCCACTATACGCCGCGTGCCAAAAAAGTCATCGAATTATCGATGGATGAAGCAAGAAAGCTGAGCCACTCCTATGTGGGAACAGAACATATCCTTCTCGGCCTTATCAGGGAAGGTGAAGGTGTGGCGGCACGGGTGCTGAATAACCTCGGTGTCAGTCTGAACAGGGCCCGCCAGCAGGTGCTGCAGCTTCTCGGCAGCAATGATTCATCGTCAAGCCAGCAAAGCGGATCGGCTCAGGGTGCCAATACACCGACGCTTGACAGCCTTGCCCGTGATTTGACGGTCATTGCAAAAGAAGGCAGCCTCGACCCGGTCATCGGACGCAGCAAAGAAATCCAGCGCGTCATTGAAGTGCTGAGCCGCCGCACCAAGAACAACCCTGTCCTGATCGGCGAACCTGGTGTCGGTAAAACGGCGATTGCCGAAGGTCTTGCCCAGCAAATCGTCAATAATGAGGTTCCGGAAATTCTACGGGAAAAACGCGTCATGACACTTGATATGGGAACGGTCGTTGCCGGAACAAAGTACCGCGGTGAGTTTGAAGACCGCCTTAAAAAAGTTATGGATGAAATCCGACAGGCCGGCAATATCATTTTGTTCATCGATGAGCTGCACACATTGATTGGTGCCGGCGGTGCTGAAGGTGCGATTGATGCATCCAACATCCTGAAGCCGGCGCTTGCCCGCGGCGAGCTTCAGTGTATCGGCGCAACAACGCTTGACGAATACCGAAAATATATCGAAAAAGACGCGGCGCTTGAACGGAGATTCCAGCCGATTCAAGTTGATGAACCGACAAATGAGGAATCCATCCAGATTCTGCAGGGTCTCCGCGACCGCTATGAAGCGCATCACCGCGTCACGATTACCGATGAAGCGATCGAGGCCGCGGTTACGCTGTCCGACCGCTATATCTCCGACCGGTTCCTGCCGGATAAGGCGATCGACTTGATTGATGAAGCCGGATCGAAAGTACGGCTCCGTTCTTATACCGCTCCGCCAAATCTGAAGGAGCTTGAACAAAAGCTGGAAGAGGTTCGGAAAGAAAAAGATGCGGCCGTGCAAAGCCAGGAGTTTGAAAAAGCAGCATCACTCCGGGATACGGAGCAGCGTTTGCGTGAAGAAGTGGAAGAAACGAAAAAGAGCTGGAAGGAAAAACAGGGTCAGGAAAACACCGAAGTCACAGCTGATGATATTGCAATTGTCGTAGCGAACTGGACCGGTGTTCCGGTTTCCAAGCTGGCCCAGGAAGAATCAGAGCGGCTGCTGAATATGGAAGACATCCTGCATAACCGGGTCATCGGCCAGGCTGAAGCGGTGAAGGCCGTTTCCAAAGCGGTAAGGCGCGCCAGGGCAGGGCTGAAAGACCCTAAACGTCCGATCGGATCTTTCATTTTCCTTGGTCCTACCGGTGTCGGTAAAACTGAATTGGCGCGGGCCCTTGCAGAATCTCTTTTCGGTGATGATGATGCCATGATCCGGATTGATATGTCCGAGTACATGGAAAAGCATGCGACGTCCCGCCTGGTCGGTTCTCCTCCGGGATATGTCGGCCATGAGGAAGGCGGGCAGCTGACCGAGAAAGTACGCCGTAAACCTTATTCCGTCATCCTGCTTGATGAAATCGAGAAAGCCCATCCGGAAGTATTCAATATCCTTTTACAGGTGCTTGAAGACGGCAGGCTGACAGATTCGAAGGGAAGATCGGTCGATTTCCGGAATACGGTTGTCATCATGACATCGAATGTCGGTGCCAGCGAACTCCGACGCAACAAATATGTCGGCTTTGCGGTCGAGGATGAAAACCAGGATTATAAAGATATGAAATCTAAAGTGATGGAAGAGCTTAAAAAGTCATTCCGTCCTGAATTCCTGAACCGGATTGATGAAATCATCGTTTTCCACGCACTCGAGAAAGAGCATATCAAGGAAATTGTGAAGCTCATGGCCGACCAGCTGCGGAAACGCCTTTCTGACCAGGAGATCCATTTTGAATTGACAGAACCGGCAAAAGAAAAAATCGCAGATGAAGGCTATGATCCAGAATATGGGGCAAGGCCGCTCCGCCGCGCCCTGCAGCGTGAAGTGGAGGACCGTCTTTCCGAAGAGCTCCTGAAAGGAAATATTGAAAAAGGCAAGCAAAT from Bacillus marinisedimentorum includes:
- the clpC gene encoding ATP-dependent protease ATP-binding subunit ClpC, which gives rise to MMFGRFTERAQKVLALAQEEAIRLGHNNIGTEHILLGLVREGEGIAAKALLALGLGSEKIQKEVEALIGRGQDVSQTIHYTPRAKKVIELSMDEARKLSHSYVGTEHILLGLIREGEGVAARVLNNLGVSLNRARQQVLQLLGSNDSSSSQQSGSAQGANTPTLDSLARDLTVIAKEGSLDPVIGRSKEIQRVIEVLSRRTKNNPVLIGEPGVGKTAIAEGLAQQIVNNEVPEILREKRVMTLDMGTVVAGTKYRGEFEDRLKKVMDEIRQAGNIILFIDELHTLIGAGGAEGAIDASNILKPALARGELQCIGATTLDEYRKYIEKDAALERRFQPIQVDEPTNEESIQILQGLRDRYEAHHRVTITDEAIEAAVTLSDRYISDRFLPDKAIDLIDEAGSKVRLRSYTAPPNLKELEQKLEEVRKEKDAAVQSQEFEKAASLRDTEQRLREEVEETKKSWKEKQGQENTEVTADDIAIVVANWTGVPVSKLAQEESERLLNMEDILHNRVIGQAEAVKAVSKAVRRARAGLKDPKRPIGSFIFLGPTGVGKTELARALAESLFGDDDAMIRIDMSEYMEKHATSRLVGSPPGYVGHEEGGQLTEKVRRKPYSVILLDEIEKAHPEVFNILLQVLEDGRLTDSKGRSVDFRNTVVIMTSNVGASELRRNKYVGFAVEDENQDYKDMKSKVMEELKKSFRPEFLNRIDEIIVFHALEKEHIKEIVKLMADQLRKRLSDQEIHFELTEPAKEKIADEGYDPEYGARPLRRALQREVEDRLSEELLKGNIEKGKQIILDYEDDEFKVKSK
- a CDS encoding protein arginine kinase, translated to MSLERFINQALSPWMSDSGPDADIVLSSRIRLARNITSFIFPTLAKADQLEEVIQLADEHFDQQSLDGKLRFELIRIDEIQPLQKQVLIEKHLISPALIERDKSAVLLSEDESVSIMINEEDHIRIQCLLPGFQLAESLSLSNRLDDWLEEKIDYAFDEKRGYLTSCPTNVGTGLRASVMMHLPAMVMTGQINRIIPAINQLGLVVRGIYGEGSEAQGNLFQISNQITLGKSEEDIVDDLQSVVLQLIQQERASRRHLLQASRIQLEDRVYRSFGTLAHSRIIETKEAASCLSDVRLGIDMGLIKDVPRNILNELMVLTQPGFLQQYAGERLSPGERDVRRAALIRERLRMEDDKADSIGG